The following proteins are encoded in a genomic region of Mycolicibacterium confluentis:
- a CDS encoding nitroreductase family protein, protein MAQPTNDIWEVLATARSIRRFTDEPVNDETLRRCLEAATWAPNGANAQLWRFIVLDAPEQRAAVADAAQSALQMIESIYGMSRPAPDDQSRAARNNRATYELHDRAGELTSVLFAAYKNEFASDYLQAGSIYPAMQNFYLAARAQGLGACFTSWASYQGEQTLRASVGVPDEWFLAGHVVVGWPRGRHGQVRRRPVADVVFRNRWDASHADIVYGEGARPSGG, encoded by the coding sequence ATGGCACAGCCGACCAACGACATCTGGGAAGTGTTGGCCACCGCGCGCTCCATTCGCCGATTCACCGACGAACCGGTGAATGACGAAACGTTGCGCCGGTGCCTCGAGGCCGCGACGTGGGCACCCAACGGCGCGAACGCACAGTTGTGGCGGTTCATCGTCCTCGACGCGCCCGAACAGCGCGCCGCGGTCGCTGACGCAGCACAATCGGCGCTGCAGATGATCGAGTCCATCTACGGCATGAGCCGGCCCGCACCGGATGACCAGAGCCGTGCCGCCCGCAACAACCGCGCCACCTACGAACTGCACGACCGCGCCGGCGAGCTCACCTCGGTGTTGTTCGCCGCATACAAGAACGAATTCGCATCCGACTACCTGCAGGCCGGGTCCATCTACCCGGCCATGCAGAACTTCTACCTCGCTGCCCGCGCGCAGGGCTTGGGCGCGTGCTTCACCAGTTGGGCCTCATACCAGGGTGAGCAGACGCTGCGTGCGTCGGTCGGTGTTCCCGACGAGTGGTTTCTCGCCGGACACGTCGTCGTGGGTTGGCCGCGTGGGCGGCACGGACAGGTTCGCCGTCGACCGGTCGCAGACGTGGTGTTCCGCAACCGCTGGGACGCCTCCCACGCCGACATCGTCTACGGCGAGGGGGCCCGGCCCAGCGGAGGCTGA
- a CDS encoding SDR family NAD(P)-dependent oxidoreductase, which yields MNDRFSLEGRVAVITGGGTGIGRATALVLAERGADVVLAGRRAEPLKETASAIEALGRKALAVPTDVTSSEECQALVDATLAEFGRLDVLLNNAGGGETKSLMKWTDEEWHQVLDLNLSSAWYLSRAAAKPMIAQGKGSIVNISSGASLLAMPQAAIYGAAKAGLNNLTGSMAAAWTRKGVRVNCIACGAVRTPGLEADAARQGFDIDVIGQTNGSGRIADPDEIGYGVLFFASDASSYCSGQTLYIHGGPGPAGV from the coding sequence GTGAACGACAGGTTCTCGTTGGAGGGCAGGGTCGCCGTGATCACGGGCGGCGGCACCGGGATCGGGCGCGCGACGGCACTCGTGCTGGCCGAACGCGGTGCAGACGTGGTGCTGGCCGGACGACGCGCCGAACCGCTCAAGGAGACGGCCAGTGCCATCGAGGCGTTGGGTCGCAAGGCGCTCGCGGTGCCGACCGACGTGACCTCGTCGGAGGAGTGCCAGGCCCTTGTCGACGCCACGCTCGCGGAGTTCGGCCGACTCGACGTCCTGCTCAACAATGCCGGCGGCGGTGAGACCAAGTCGCTGATGAAGTGGACCGACGAGGAGTGGCACCAGGTTCTGGACCTGAACCTGTCCAGCGCGTGGTACCTGTCACGCGCCGCGGCCAAGCCCATGATCGCCCAGGGCAAGGGCTCGATCGTGAACATCTCCTCGGGCGCCAGCCTTCTCGCCATGCCTCAGGCCGCCATCTATGGTGCGGCCAAGGCGGGTCTGAACAACCTGACTGGATCGATGGCGGCCGCGTGGACGCGTAAGGGCGTGCGGGTCAACTGCATCGCGTGCGGCGCTGTGCGCACGCCGGGACTGGAGGCCGACGCCGCGCGGCAGGGCTTCGACATCGACGTGATCGGGCAGACCAACGGCTCGGGTCGCATCGCCGACCCTGACGAGATCGGCTACGGCGTACTGTTTTTCGCCTCCGATGCGTCCAGCTACTGCTCGGGCCAGACCCTCTACATCCACGGCGGGCCCGGCCCCGCCGGTGTCTGA
- a CDS encoding VOC family protein, with protein sequence MSVSHIGLRVRDLDTSKLFYEALGFTEVNRLTVPDKIAEGLLGLASPIGFEAIYLRKDAFVLQLLTFSGHPAPEEAERGMVNGGLTHLSLAVDDVEAAKAAVRSSGGTVTAEPPGGYACMVRDPEGQLIELIHSSVRPVQN encoded by the coding sequence ATGAGCGTGAGCCACATCGGACTGCGGGTCCGTGACCTCGACACGTCGAAATTGTTCTACGAGGCCCTCGGCTTCACCGAGGTCAATCGCCTGACCGTGCCCGACAAGATCGCGGAAGGTCTGCTCGGATTGGCGTCCCCGATCGGCTTCGAGGCGATCTATCTGCGCAAGGACGCCTTCGTCCTGCAACTGCTGACCTTCTCCGGCCACCCTGCTCCCGAGGAAGCGGAGCGGGGCATGGTCAACGGCGGCCTCACGCACCTGTCGCTCGCGGTCGACGACGTCGAAGCGGCCAAGGCCGCGGTGCGGTCCTCGGGTGGCACTGTGACCGCCGAACCTCCCGGCGGATATGCCTGCATGGTCCGCGATCCCGAAGGACAGCTCATCGAGTTGATCCACTCCAGCGTGCGACCAGTTCAGAACTGA
- a CDS encoding nuclear transport factor 2 family protein, which produces MSNDDELKQLRERVQYLEDRAAILDCVMNQARGHDRHDADLMGSVYFEDGVDEHGPVIKTGPEYGDWANAAHESVFEDHLHNITTHTCEINGDEAHAESYVMGAMRIKGGKIVSLMGGRYLDRLERRDGVWKIALRRCTVEWMMSGDSSVLASGAVKGFIKGKWDRTDPSYTRPLLLDGEPVSRW; this is translated from the coding sequence ATGTCAAACGATGACGAGCTCAAGCAACTCCGTGAGCGGGTGCAGTACCTGGAAGACCGGGCCGCGATTCTGGACTGTGTGATGAACCAGGCCCGTGGCCACGATCGTCACGACGCCGATCTGATGGGCAGCGTCTACTTCGAGGACGGTGTCGACGAGCACGGTCCCGTGATCAAGACCGGCCCCGAGTACGGTGACTGGGCCAACGCCGCGCACGAGTCGGTGTTCGAGGATCATCTGCACAACATCACCACCCACACGTGCGAGATCAACGGAGACGAAGCCCATGCCGAGAGCTACGTCATGGGCGCCATGCGGATCAAGGGCGGCAAGATCGTCTCGCTGATGGGTGGCCGTTACCTCGACCGCCTGGAGCGCCGCGACGGCGTCTGGAAGATCGCGCTGCGGCGCTGCACCGTCGAATGGATGATGAGCGGCGACTCGTCGGTGCTGGCCTCCGGTGCGGTCAAGGGCTTCATCAAGGGTAAGTGGGATCGCACCGATCCCTCCTACACGCGCCCCCTCCTGCTGGACGGCGAGCCGGTCAGTCGTTGGTAG
- a CDS encoding SDR family oxidoreductase — protein sequence MKLKDRVALITGGGSGIGRASAQRLAAEGMRVCVLDIDGDTAEEVAGSLGGLGLRCDVSDAEQVERAFGTCVAELGSMDLAFLNAGITIHWTGDIGTLDLAQYRRSVGVNLNGVVFGAVAAVRAMRARENATDGLILATASLAGLLPWHPDPVYSLGKHGVVGFMRSIAPNLAAEGIAAHTICPGITETGVLGDRRALVERLGVPVMEPEAIADAVLTAAGAPLDATGSCWVVQHGKPAWAMEFADVECRDSRLNMPIARR from the coding sequence ATGAAGCTCAAAGATCGCGTGGCGCTCATCACCGGCGGCGGGTCCGGGATCGGCCGGGCAAGTGCACAGCGACTGGCGGCCGAGGGCATGCGGGTGTGCGTGCTCGACATCGACGGTGACACGGCCGAGGAGGTGGCGGGCTCACTCGGTGGGCTTGGGCTGCGGTGCGACGTGTCGGACGCCGAGCAGGTGGAGCGGGCGTTCGGCACCTGCGTGGCAGAGCTCGGGAGCATGGATCTCGCATTCCTCAACGCGGGCATCACCATCCACTGGACTGGGGACATCGGAACGCTCGACCTGGCGCAGTATCGGCGCTCCGTCGGGGTGAACCTGAACGGTGTCGTGTTTGGTGCGGTGGCGGCAGTCCGTGCGATGCGGGCCCGCGAGAATGCCACGGACGGCCTGATTCTGGCGACCGCGTCGCTGGCGGGCCTGCTGCCCTGGCATCCCGATCCGGTCTACTCCCTGGGCAAGCACGGAGTGGTCGGGTTCATGCGGTCGATCGCCCCGAACCTCGCCGCCGAGGGGATCGCCGCGCACACGATCTGCCCCGGCATCACCGAGACCGGCGTGCTCGGTGATCGGCGGGCACTCGTTGAACGGCTGGGCGTGCCCGTGATGGAACCCGAGGCCATCGCCGACGCGGTCCTGACAGCCGCCGGCGCACCGCTGGACGCGACGGGGTCCTGCTGGGTGGTGCAGCACGGAAAGCCGGCATGGGCAATGGAATTCGCCGACGTCGAATGCCGCGACAGCCGTCTGAACATGCCCATCGCGCGGCGCTAG
- a CDS encoding cytochrome P450, whose amino-acid sequence MHAFDGDQSGAGQLSYDPYDIEIDVDPYPTYRRLRDEAPVYYNERLDFWGLSRFADVEAGLRDIDNLSSAKGDILEVVKAEPVMPLGVFINEDPPLHTVHRLLVSRAFTPRKMAAIEEHVRAFCAACLDPLTEGDRLDFTLHLGAEMPMRVIGMLVGMPDSLQRSVRSIAGRRLRNEPGKPLKVSKTNYFNGNMFADYVAWREQNPSDDLVTELLNVEFKDVSGTVRRLSTDELLVFLGVIANAGTETVGRLFGWLGKLLGEHPDQRRELVADPSLIPLAVEEVLRYEPPVHHIARYVAKDVEFHGQTIPAGSALLLMAGAANRDERKFDDPERFDIHRNANHLSFGRGTHFCLGASLARLEGRIALEEILKRWPDWTIDSEHAVRAPTATVRGWDSMPAIVG is encoded by the coding sequence ATGCACGCCTTCGACGGTGACCAGTCAGGGGCCGGTCAGCTCTCGTACGATCCGTACGACATCGAGATCGACGTTGACCCCTACCCCACCTACCGCCGACTGCGGGACGAAGCCCCCGTGTACTACAACGAGCGGCTCGACTTCTGGGGTCTGAGCCGCTTCGCCGACGTCGAGGCCGGTCTGCGCGACATCGACAACCTGAGCTCGGCCAAAGGCGACATCCTCGAGGTGGTCAAGGCCGAACCCGTCATGCCGCTGGGCGTGTTCATCAACGAAGACCCTCCGCTGCACACCGTGCACAGGCTGCTGGTGTCACGCGCGTTCACCCCGCGAAAGATGGCTGCCATCGAGGAGCACGTGCGGGCGTTCTGCGCGGCCTGCCTGGATCCGCTCACCGAGGGCGACCGCCTCGACTTCACCCTGCATCTCGGCGCAGAGATGCCCATGCGCGTGATCGGCATGCTGGTCGGAATGCCCGACTCTCTGCAGCGCAGCGTGCGGTCCATCGCGGGCCGCAGGCTGCGCAACGAACCCGGCAAGCCACTGAAGGTCAGCAAGACCAACTACTTCAACGGCAACATGTTCGCCGACTACGTGGCGTGGCGTGAGCAGAACCCCTCCGACGACCTGGTCACCGAACTGCTCAACGTCGAATTCAAAGACGTGTCCGGCACCGTGCGCCGACTGAGCACCGACGAACTGCTCGTATTCCTCGGGGTGATCGCCAATGCCGGCACCGAGACCGTCGGCCGCCTCTTCGGCTGGCTGGGAAAGCTGCTGGGTGAGCACCCCGATCAGCGCCGCGAGCTGGTGGCCGACCCGTCGCTGATCCCGTTGGCCGTCGAGGAGGTGCTGCGCTACGAACCGCCGGTGCACCACATCGCGCGGTATGTGGCCAAGGATGTCGAGTTCCACGGTCAGACCATTCCGGCCGGCAGCGCGCTGCTGCTGATGGCAGGGGCTGCCAACCGCGACGAGCGCAAGTTCGACGACCCCGAACGATTCGACATCCACCGCAACGCCAATCACCTGTCATTCGGCCGCGGCACGCACTTCTGTCTGGGGGCGTCGTTGGCGCGCCTCGAGGGCCGAATCGCGCTGGAGGAGATCCTCAAGCGCTGGCCGGACTGGACGATCGATTCCGAGCACGCGGTCCGGGCCCCCACGGCCACGGTCCGGGGCTGGGACAGCATGCCTGCGATCGTCGGCTGA